The Cynocephalus volans isolate mCynVol1 chromosome 16, mCynVol1.pri, whole genome shotgun sequence DNA segment acctttttcttttctcttttatttctttcatggtggcctgctcatccctttcctccagagcctggttaaattgttttttccgaattgaccctcctgtgataagctacaaaggcgggggtatatcgtgcaattatttacggaccgtatctgtagctcaggtttatacgtagaaaagaaagtgtgaagttaactttttgcattcaatgcatgtttaagaaggtctctataaaaattttaagccaagacttaagtttcaaagttattgatttgacttggctttataagtttatttgctgagctcctttttgtgtcatctattgacttatataaattgtaatgagtcaaatttcacatgcaaattcatgttacaaaaatacacaataccaatgtaatgacatacttaaatatctttcaaaactgctaaaaattatctatcaattcaattattttcttcccattaatttctagtgtacctaactttaaattttgttccatacgatagaatacattgtcactgtgccacctcccggatgttcccccaggtgcggtcaacttttatttctttttagcactcgacttcattattgatgtggcgaataactttagcagagccacataataaagcacaaattctttgcatttaattctcaaagccattaactcattcagtagcactcaggagcaaacctcagctccatccacgagacagccaaaggcaggccatatgtattcgtgtggaggccacatctcgagacatgattttgagatcaagcgatcgtctattcaccgtaggcttgtattgctcatgctgcatatgctctgtggatcttccgagaactcaatgtcagtgcttcttgatacacaagaaaacccgagggaaataaaaattagtaataagggacaggttttcttagatttgggctttggagaaccacaaattattgtaatgactaagatttgttaacacctctaggaactaattttcacacttttgggagcaataccatcccaagaagaatgcacgatggagagaacatcaattttatttaaaaagaaaattttgttttgcaccgaagttcaaatttccaaccaaacatcagtcggagattccaattctaatggaatcttattaaaccaaaggaagccatctttgtcataaatggcaacaatgggatgtaggtgtgatgaaaataaatggctgttcaattgttgtgtaccgctggcgagacaccagagatctttctttcccatttccttttacatagaaaggaaagttgctgcattttccctcccaaggaatgggaataccaagaaagccaatatatgtacctcagtgtgatcaaacgtcacaaggaaagcaatatcccactgcaaaggacacgacgaaggataatttagctaaattgagcccagccaaggggcagatgaggggatgcggcagggcagaagaaaagtggtggaagggacgcaggtcaaaggtagcaaacgggcatgggctccaggaaaagcaatcactgctggtccaggggttggtttcagctttgctggatccagctttcaagagagtcaagggagacacaacaaccacaagagtttacacacagaaaaggcaaacttgtgagagtgcaatatgctctctggataacggggaagcgagaaatgcatcccttgttttctccttgtggataaatggactcagaagttgactcatcgtcttgtcatgtctccagcaagaagcaagggaattcacaatttcaaaggacaccccttctttacacatggctatattatttctcctagctgtcagagatgatgtctttattacactgaaccttcgagtgaacttcgtcctaagaatataggtcgccatgagtccgtaagttactcttggccagaggagtcgtcttatgcggtcttgtttcctgggcatcttagcctagttcctatcatttccggagctcagtcaatatttatgaaaggaataatcattataataacagtggaaagaataataccaatacatactggagacatgaattgggaagacaatagatctaaagaatttgtaagctcttcccgcttcatgcagggaaattgtaatggaagattttgtgacgatttaaaaaacaaaacacaaacacttgattgtagagatgctttcttcccatttgtagttttaatatttagaacctcaggatgtgccacagggcctggttgcaaatggaagacccaccttccacttttacttcagtgcccctcaaggaagcgcaacgccttgcctgatcgcacattccttgtcttttccgataatacggagacgatgtgaatgttacaatgtgtttggggaccttgtccctatacacttgtctgtttttcaattttggcctgtgcctttgggaatcacttaactcttcccaagattcagtcagtgtcgctgtgaactttaatgaatgacatccgtgtcgttttccctgagtctaaattgtggaatcagagttggcatcagattttgaaataaactgtgcctagcaagaatgccagttaattttctcttacaaatactgttagtacacacagtgtgaaaataaagagtggtcttattcaaagaacatatattctcttctcactaatcccccagtcggactctctttcccctctcctttgcacttaggtatccgacgagcatgaatccaggctgagtaaatacgggtggaagtgatgttcaccctgtgcagcatgggtccttcaaagcatcctacaagtgatccaccatataattttttccatatcgactgagcacagtagcctcaagcgtcgcaaacctgtttgaacttatatgttgatgatggcaaagctgcaaaatagtaggttgtgaggtccctgaaaccccgctcagaggaggccaacactgagctcttctataaaggaaagataagtttgtattatcatctaactactggtggttttcttttgttctgttacaggagcgagcatcaacttgactgacaaatgcccttcaccaaattctagactgaagaaccatgtctgtaaacaattaaacttccaacttcggaaacaacaagcaccactcaagaattgaaacagataatgaaaattataaatcatgacagtatttatttaggacaagacaccatgttattctctctaatcattctactgtaaattcacgatgtagaacgtatgttttacataatcccatgatttaggattcagatgtttttcagctggtgcaaatgtgtgagtttagcttgctttggggggcctggtaaacaatcgtgtaattggttagggagggtcctgagtataacttctacgtcatttcctgacgttgctctgaaggcggtgaatgaggactaagcagcacctcaatttccactctgaccacctcccaggcacaggggctgtatttcttttccctcagataaccaatcatttcttggaaatacttccgaacgtcatttcccaaatcaggacaagagagagtttctccatttgtcatctgcacttgtcgcaggctcttctcaaggctgaagagtagtttatcgaggaggatcgcatcccaagcagcatggctgttctctcttttgaggaggctgaggatctgctggagcatctgaccacggaaacaggtggcatgtgtcttctggattggggtgatattttctcctgtccaaggaaaattgaagttcttcctgtccttgaagcatgagtgagatgggatctttttcatccgtctcactagcatgatggcttgccggttttccaggccatggctggaaggcatgccccagacagatgagcaggcagggacggagcagagcaccactcccgccatgagcaggcagatgtggaccattgagaatttcagtgattctcgaggcggccgcgagagggcgcgcgaacggccttttctgagcctccggttccggaaacgcggacggactcggccgcttttggtttcagagggtgccacagcccgagagagcagacgtcgccgcttgtcgcgccgaaccggtgctgcttaaatagtgtggagaacattttcctccgatggctgcggagagagctccgccgcggcttggcgcgacccagttttcttcggtgagggccgtgagtgtctgagctgctccctgtgctcggggctttctttcgcgtagaagccgcagcgagactgagtttgacggggaaacccattgagtcgggacccgagggctcgcgaccgcacgggctgtgatggtcacagattccgcaggagtgggggacgcgaggccgggacagcctgggaaaggggagccgggtagacagcgggtccgggagcagccctagtgcgggagcctcgggcgagtgagcggggacgacggcggtgataccgccgggaccgtgactggggccgggaccggggccggggccggggccgggccgggccgggccgggaacagggacggagccggggccggggccggggccgggaccggggtcggggccggggccggggctggggccgggaacagggatggagtcggggccggggccgggaggagggacgtgcgcccccctgtggggtcgtcggagttttcagtggcccatgtttctgagtcaggacgttcaagtctttgaaaaaaggaatctaggcaaattaaagcggcattatttgatttagatcgtttttatgtaattttactttcctagcattaaaggagggaaactccacgatatttgcaaggtgctactttacttttcaacggacagaactgccatgtttaggtttcttgtgattcaggattaatcttcgatcattgctctttcacctgaggttgctgaaacttctttcgcagaacgccaccgtgacttgtgttgctaggaagaaaaaggagcagtgtcgtgtaggagcagttgagggcatttagccggtcagaaccttcaacgctcttgggtgagagtggcatagagtgagtgcaatttgccacacttgatgaccatgcaattgccacagtctcccttctccctggtgagactctgagggatttgcaagtgcacggtcatttctggtctttacttaaaattgtatgactttgtttctcctggatagtttttcactaattttcatttttcatacggcatggaaatatcatttgtgtcgattccttagattgcggcctccttaaatttttggcttgaggaaagtactccctaattccagcccaggaaacagcttttgaattagtattgtgattatccgtggttgaaaatcaaggaatgtccactcaccctcccttcaaaaaaagccccaatacaaataacttatatatttaaatgcattttatatatgcttaaaattatatatattttatatgcataggtaattatatgtcaatgtaaatactttgtttatattatatgtaaagataattatacatacagtattacatattatctaatatttatatatttataatgttggattatatatgtatatacagttagattcataggtatacttatgtttacatatatttacatatatattattttagaataagaagaaaatagatatactacatgtatttttatacaatatatatactccgtatatttttaaaccttttttctgtcctttccaattttctttttttagatccctgcttcaaaatatatcaccaaacgtgggtgaaactgactgactgtgaaggacagattagtatttcgtttgtaaactgttcacagagcagccattttctgtcactcgacttcctgccacaccggttccccggaaggtgcttcaagggtgctgggcagtttctcttctgcaccaggcactgctctaacactggcagcctgggctctgctcctgcacaggcctgcagacggtccccctcgtggagtttccatttgagaggcaccaatgtgactggccctgagcgtgtcaagggagctgcactgaaagcttctcttggcttgactcggttgaatgcagactctacagaggattacgatatttgttatatcaatactcacggtaactattgtttactatgttcagattctcagcaagtaacttgcaagtttatgtgatttaatctctccaatttccactggaaaactagtactgacaactactaaagttttctcacagtttccctgtctcagttataactggatccacattgccaagcatgttatcactcatgtatatgcagtcaacacattactggtgacagacgaagagaactaatgaattaatgcctcagctctatgctgctattatctatcgattatgtcggaaaatatgagctatggctcctgtgaagaaaggtggaagacatcaaatctagtgaatgagtcctttaatagggaaatgcagacagaggaggcaacttgtatttcagtgcaatcgaagaaatttaataatgctgtacaggatcaaatctctaagtgctagaatttgaaaagagacatatattgagacgtatttatttcaacattggttctcatttgtatgaatatttcctactggattgagatttctttcatttttgatgaacgtgttgaacttccagtgtaataacacgagcgcagtgttgaagtcatgacattatctgaggctcgtaaatggaagacaaagtgaaaggaagtggaaacaaaactgggacaagcccaaaagctgcaaaccctgggctcgccgtgtcagactctcacatgcaagaaggtgctgatagcagctgggtcgatgcccgacacctccatccccccagtggccgcgctacctcctccctggtgcattggcccattttgtgttgctctaagagaatatctgagactaggtaatttggaaagaacagaggtttgtttgtcttatgattctgggacagctgattctggcatggacctcaggcttcctctactcatggtggaaaacggcaggcactggcgggtacaagcagatcacatggtgagaggaagcaagagaggcagggaggagatgccagggtcttttatacaaccagctctccagggaactaatagagcaagatttcactagggccccacttcccccagggagaacatgaatccattcatgagggatccgccccccatgactcagcttccagcactgccacattgaggaccagatttccgcatgagtttcggtggggaccacacatccaaattctatcacctggtgacactgaagatgatgtgctccagttctctctgcaccgttcgctgtgacctgacccaggtccgtgacctgccaaggcaggagaccgacctccacagttctgcacccaggtgggagaatcttccttttttcccatccgaaggaggagaacgtattcagttcccctggagcagctggatggtggcaaattccaaaaggctcaagccacctctgttccccatgagattatccaacagatctccaacttcccccgcacgagggctgaaattcctcactggactcgatgactcactagagtctctggagccctgtgtggtgcaggagatggaagagaccctgggcaggaggaggaaaacatacattccgattttaaatagcctttctcgatcattttcatgtttgctttttactcctttgtaaatatcaggtctgattggttaattgttccagagccagtacacgtgcctcgaagaagagttcctcccaacagagccagcatcaccttggccagattctccttcacggggtggttgcataatgagagtgcactttggtcattctttctagacaggaaacttttcctcacttgctcatgtagtaactgtcggtttagttaacactagacgccacttgtacacattgcgtgtccgcttgactgggtgcacacactgcgggagagcgcggggtgccgacagcatgtgagtgagcgaggtgcactgccagaccctgcgcgtggggaggaagagcgctcaccggactcctgcccggaccgtgaacatgacagctcagtcttggttctgcaattctctcaactatgcataaagtcgttaaatcccggatagcaaacatgatgtggctccagagagtttttgggcaaagtgacagtacagacttaactagaacaattttcttttacagtaaatataacaatatcctttaatggatgaatgaataaggaaactgtgacatatacatttaaatacacccccccctccccacaacacagagcatggaatactactctgccacaaaaaagaatgacatactcccatttgcaacaacatggatgagcctggagaaatttatgttgagtgaaataagcaaagcacagaggtataaatatcacatgtgctcacttatgtaaggagctgtgagagaaagaaggaaggaaagaaagtccatagcagtgtgttggacttgcagagggacagagcattccatgggctacaaagtggagtaagggggttgagggagggagagggagttcgggcattatcgggtggggaacacagggtacaaatgcaatttgtggtaatgggcgtgctgccagtaggaatctggccctcacatcatgggcacaagggctgacaatcagctttctatctcatgaatattcataaacaatattctctctctctctctctgtgtgtgtgtttgtgtgtctgtatatatgtatatataaaaaatgtcttctaaccatgaaaaatgtatgtattgcaaaatgggaaaaactatacacacaaaaaaccccgcattcttttccagatttcttcgaatttctgtctttccctcagggtcactaacttcttttctctcatttcacttctaccgactccagtatggtttctgcttattcgttctacaaaccaaatgtcactaaggttgccagtacggtctattttccaatgtagtgggcagtttgagttcacaccttctgtggaatctactgattcctcttctcagcacatttattgtttagaaaagacatttatcgtctttgtctccaaagggtgagtctttataatggatggctattccatcttcttcatctgtggctcttctgtccacttcctttaaagtttgaaggtccttagaatccagacaatgtctgtttctccctctgtcatctcttcccacatgaccaacttcatttctgcactttcagttgccattatgatcctccaggcattgaattccttgccaattgcaaattcctgtgtccaactagtgctggacatttgcacttacatgtctagcaatttgtggggcgtatcggtaattttatttctatttcctgacatgcttccatctaccttctgcagagagaattttattggttgtttcattttctcattatactgtttcacataactgatattaagtatgagtgtgtttcttttgagctctctttccctccaagaatcaaagatagaagagagcatgttcacatccgtattctgaggggaacaaacaacctcttttaggtgaagttcatttttaccgatagctcgaatacactaatgttgaggagatgaattgtaccatctgtctttacgtcaggttgtagagacaggcttggactttctttttaaagaataaacaaatacaagcatttttctatagtaaaaatttaatgcagaaagcaatataatagtttcacaaaatacaaagaatatattttgttctatgaagcacagtataaaggcgtattgacaaaaacaatttcaatcttgtcaacagttagataaataaacatttaaataaataaatagatagatacatttgcacggtcgtctgtaagtaccagtccctgcagggttgaacatgacgctgctgaacaccctgaaggcatctgacaaacttgaggcacttcatgtcatgattgtagcagaagtgacagtcttggcgaccggagagctcaggaaagtgcgatagtgtgtactcgtccatgagagtcgtttccacgtcggaccaggtctcattgcctcctccctaatcttccccgcatgtttattgatgaagagaaggatctcacgatttctgctctcacgacctcccaggcgcaagggctgtgcctcttctctttcaggtagagactgattctttggaagtatttcctcacggccagtgcgaagtcctcgttcaccaggggagtctcttccacccccacctccggcatcagacaggcttccaggtcgtccagctgctgatagagtccagtgcagagtttgtccaagaggctctcatcccaagcagccgatgagccctctgtgcagaagaggttgaagctctgctgggtcatctcatggaggacagagatggctcgggccttctgcagctggtggccatccaagtcttcctgggggaatccgaagtcatttctgtccttcaggcaggacagaggggagattctcctcattcgtcccaggagtatcaaggccctcctggtccccaggctgtgggcctgaggcagatcacagcccagagagcaggtcgcctggcagctgagcaccagcagggccatcagtaaaggaaagggcaaggccattggggatctcgcagatgctgctggcctggctgagatgggcgactctgagccttagccgctaggttctctgaagagcttgctttgtgcatgtgtcttaaatagggaacacactagtttccattttttg contains these protein-coding regions:
- the LOC134364374 gene encoding interferon alpha-4-like, coding for MALPFPLLMALLVLSCQATCSLGCDLPQAHSLGTRRALILLGRMRRISPLSCLKDRNDFGFPQEDLDGHQLQKARAISVLHEMTQQSFNLFCTEGSSAAWDESLLDKLCTGLYQQLDDLEACLMPEVGVEETPLVNEDFALAVRKYFQRISLYLKEKRHSPCAWEVVRAEIVRS